A single region of the Dehalobacter sp. 12DCB1 genome encodes:
- a CDS encoding Crp/Fnr family transcriptional regulator yields MDDINKKQIPRPYMLENFEQTERLEKYLHLAHKRIFPKGAIVQAQGKNANSILYVKSGCLGVSIGSDDGCTKFLFHINEKTIGAAINSNEDNSEVQVYAIRKSTVYFFALEDILEIFDEDKQVFLGVIQNILDKSYCLMAKTRDLSYYRPSSRILRFIYNLCISEGKFVDNYYIINTKLTQKTIGDITGTHYVSVSKLFKMLEEQRILKKTKDRIYIYNLSKLASMIDEVLKY; encoded by the coding sequence ATGGATGATATTAATAAGAAGCAAATTCCCCGACCTTATATGCTTGAGAATTTTGAGCAAACTGAAAGACTAGAGAAGTACCTGCATCTGGCACATAAACGTATATTTCCTAAAGGAGCAATTGTTCAAGCTCAGGGTAAAAATGCTAATTCTATTCTTTATGTCAAGTCTGGATGCCTGGGTGTAAGCATTGGTTCAGATGATGGCTGTACCAAATTTCTTTTTCATATTAATGAAAAAACGATCGGGGCAGCAATCAATTCAAATGAAGACAATAGCGAAGTTCAGGTTTATGCGATCAGAAAAAGTACGGTTTATTTTTTTGCGCTTGAAGATATTCTGGAAATATTTGATGAGGATAAACAGGTATTTCTAGGAGTTATTCAGAATATTCTTGATAAGTCTTATTGTCTTATGGCTAAAACAAGGGATTTAAGTTATTACCGGCCGTCAAGCAGAATATTACGGTTTATATATAATCTCTGTATCTCTGAAGGGAAGTTTGTTGACAATTATTACATTATAAACACCAAACTAACGCAAAAAACCATCGGAGACATTACTGGAACTCATTATGTTTCAGTGAGTAAACTGTTTAAGATGCTAGAAGAGCAGAGAATACTCAAAAAAACAAAAGATAGAATTTACATTTACAATCTTTCAAAATTAGCTTCTATGATTGATGAAGTTTTAAAGTACTGA